The window tgtccatcttctatatcattactaataatctcaaatactttaaaaggtcactcacattacctcatatacatactcataacgcgatttcaaatcctttaggttaccgagtcacctcgagatacttaagacaaccatatttataacgatattcttactaactcgattaactttccttgaaccttcttaactcattctttcttgttttaatacaagtagcaaggattattatggagtgtgacattctcccctcctttagaacattcgtcctcgcatgtcaaatgaggactaaaactcgtcaattaaataaccgaatcacccgttatcgcagactatagaccgcaagatttgaccacgaaaagggtgttttaggaatattatgcctaaaagtgctaaacgaccaaatgggtcgttacaggaTCATATGATACACTTCAGCTTGAGAGCTTTTACCCCTAGCATGCTGCTCTACCCAGCTAAGCTCTGCTTCCCAGCCTCTAGCAAGCCTTCTAATGCCCATCCATGTTAGCAGCTTTTCCCAGACTTGACTTGAGAAATCACAGAGAAAGAATAAGTGCTCTATGCTTTCATTTGCAACATCACATAGTGGACACTGCCGGTCAGTTGTCACACCCCATTTATATAGTCTGTCTCTGGTTGATAGTCTCTTGTGTGTAGCTAACAGTAACACAAAGGTCCATCTAGGTAGTCCACTATTATTACACACAATTCTCCTCCAGGGCACCTTCAGAAACTGACCCCTTAGCTTGACATACAACACCTTGGTTGAGAATTTCTGCATGCTTTTAACATCATCCATGGAGTAGCCAGCCTGCATAAAATACTTAGTTGCTTTGAGGATCCTCTGTACAATCCAAGAAGCCTGTTTGGGCACATTATTTATCATATCCCTGTTCCTTCCATAATAACTATGGACCCATTTCACCCATAGTTTGTCCTGTTTTGCACAGATATTCCATAACAGCTTGCAAATAGCTGCCTTATTCCACATTTCACATCAAGAATGTTCAGGCCTTCAGCAGACCTGGGGTAACAAATCCTCTCCCACGCTAGTAAGGCTTTTTTTGAGAAATCAGTACCCCCAGTCCACAAAAAATTTCTGCAAGTGGCCTCTATCACTTGAATAATTTTCTTGGGTAACACAAACACTTATGCCCAGAATACTTGAATTGAGAACAGTACATATTTGATTAATTGGGCTCTACCAGCATATGACAAGAACTTGGTGGTCTAAGATTTAATCCTGCCAAGTGTTTTATCTAGCAAAGGTTGACATTGTACAATAGAGACCCTTTTAAAACTTAGAGGGACACCTAAATACCTAAAAGGAAGGGAATCCTTACTTATTATTAAAGTATTATTATAACGTTTAAATAGTGGTATgtcctttttaaaaatttatttatggcTATTTAGATAAATATTGGCCTTTTAAGTACcattacttgtcctaaaactcttttgatcatgtgtttaATGGATGGGCACTCTCacatgatgtattaaagtgttattatgaTGTTTAAATAGTGATAtgtcctttttttaaaaaaaatttatttatgactatttagacaaatattggtcttttaagtaccattacttgtcctcaaactcttttgatcatgtgttcaatGGATAGGGACTCTCATATGGtgttaaagtgttattataatatttaaatagtGGCATGTACTTCTATTTAATTTACTTATGgctttttagacaaatattgtcCTTGGTCTATACATAACATGTGGAAAATTATTGACCATGCATGAAGTTGAGCCTAAATGATAACTGTTAGCTATTGCCGGCGATCGATTTATGGTATACCTATCCACGATCCCTTAGATTTGTGCAATTTGGGGTTTAGGGTTTgtggttttattttttattttttttgtctgtACACTCTTCGTCATCACTATCAGATCATCCTGTCACCTTGCTTATAGAAATCCAATTCCAATATTTTGAGGTCTCCTCCCATTCACCCATGTAATCACCACCTACCATAATATATTCTGCAATCCTATAATAGACTACGACTATGATTTATCACTGCAATGGACGCCATAATATGTCGATAATAGACTACTGCTATAGTCTATGACTGCAATCGACGCCATACTAAGTCGTTGAGGACTAACATTTCGATGAAAAGCCAAAACTTTTGTCGGAGTTTTCACCGGAACGGGATCTGAAAGGTGATAAATAGGGAGCTTTTggagggattttttttttttgggtaattaaAATGTTGGGGGTTGGGGTCCAAAgtgtaatttttaaaactttgggGCTAGAATTTGACACAACATATTTTTGACATCCTGACGTCATAAATGGTGGCCAAAGCACTAATTTTTGAAGACTTGTGGCCTTTTGGCAAAATAACTTTTCAATATGGCCTTTTGGCCAACTCCCCCCTTAAAGTTCATCATGTCTCTAAattcttgtgtatatatgaacTATTAAATTGCACAAATTATGAATGAAAAAACATTTTCTAATGAATTATGCCAATACTATGCTTGTTTCATACTGATAGGAAATTAAATTATCCCTTCTAAAAATGTTAGTAGTAAATAAAATGGCACATATATGAAAGTTGCAACTTTAGCTAGTTCATTAAATAAACCGAAACATTCAATTTGAAGAATATAAGCAATATAATAAGTACATTTTATACATGGAAAATCATTAGTGTAAATTTTACTGAAATGGTAGTTATGAATATGTACAGATAACAATTATTATAGCATCGGCATAAAAGGTAATACAATAATTTTTCCAATAATTTCTACACTTACTTAGTGCATAACGGTCATggataattttcactttttttccggAATTGTAATTCagaatcatgtttggacatataATTGTTATAATTTTCCGGAATTCAACTTCAAGAATATTTCCGAATTCGAAAAACTCTCAATATACATATTTTCACATTTTCACTCAAAATCATTAACAAATATTCAACATTTATTAAAGTCGAGTTTATATCCAAACGCAACTTCGATTTTCAAATAccagttttcaatttttttttttttcaagtactagtgttttccaaatttctccaaaCACCACTTaagtggaaaaaaataaagggctttttctttcttcttcttacaTGGGTAGTTTTCCCTTATTTTTACACttatttgagaaaaaagaaaaagaaaaggggaaaaaaaaaaaaaggagccaGTGGCATTTCCGTTATATTAGAGAAACATTGGGTGCATATTATGAACAGTACCGATATACTATCGTCAACAGTGACGTGTAGGGCTAATCAAAACGAGTCCTCAAACCCAACGCTCTTTGCTTTTGAAAAAGAAACACACCATGCTTCAATCTCCACCGTTCATTTCACTTCCACGTCATCAATCCTCGTTTCTCAAAATCTACGGCCACAAATCACTCTCCCAACAAACACATATTAACCATGACTCTAGTTAAGTTAACTCAACCCTAACTCAGGCTCGAGTTTTCTCAACCCAATATCAAGCCATAAAGTCTCaacttttagagagagaaactagagagagaaagagaagcaacaaaaaaaaaaacttaggtTTTCTATGCTTACGCCGAAGAAGATACCGGAAAAACTTTGAAGGTTGTTAACTTTTAGCCCTGAATATTAACTCATATTCCATTTTAGTCCTACACTTTTTCTGAAACTTCGTTTTACGTCGGGCTTATGTTTTGATTGATCGTTTTACGtccaaattaatggatgaaatttGGGAAAGAGCCGTAGAAACTGCGTTAGACGGCGAAACAAACTTCAGTTCAGTGAAAAACCTAACATTAGACGGAGCCGTTAAGTGTGTTCATGGAAAATTACCTCAACCGTCAATTTTCGAACGATTTACGAATCTCGAACACTTATCTATAGCGAATATCGGTGTTTCATCGTTAGAACAGTTTCCAAAGCTTCGTAATcttcaaaaattgattttatcTGATAATAGAATTGCTGGAGGTGTTGAATTTCTCGTAGATGCTGGTTTAAATTCACTGAGGGATTTAGATTTATCGAATAATCGGAttaatgatattgatgattTGAGACCTTTGGCTGAATTGAGACTTGTTTCGCTTGATCTGTATGAATGTCCGGTAACGAGAGTTAAGGATTATCGATCTAGGGTTTTTGGATTGATTAAGTCGTTGAAGTATTTGGATAAGATGGATTTGGAAGGGAATGAGAGACCGGAATCGGATGATGAAGAGGATGAGGATGAAGATGaggatgataatgataatgaggATGACGTGGATGATCCGGGGAGTGGGGAGGTGGACGGTGAGGATCGACCGAGTAATGGACATAGTAGGGTTAGGGTTGGGAGTGaaggtgttgttgatgttgatgagGATGAAAGTGATGCTGATGAGGAGGAGATGGAGATAACGAGAGCGATTAACGGGTCGAAAAGCCAAGAAAATGGTGTTCTAGATGAGGAgggagatgatgatgatgatgatgaggatgatgagGACGAGGATTTTGTGGAGGAGATAGATGAGGACGGAGATGACGAGGATGATGTTGTGGAGGTACACGAGATAGAGGATAGTGATGACGAGGAGGATGGTGTGGaggatgatgaagatgatgacgAGGATGAGGATGAGGAGGAGGTTGATAATGATGAGGGGGATGGAGAGGAGCCGGAGAGTACTACAGGGAGGTTGAATAGTACGGAAGGGGAGATTGATGGACATGAGCACGGGGAAGATGATGCGGACGAGGATGATGATGGGGAGACGGGAGAGGAGGTGCATGGTGTTGAGGAGGAGGATGGGGATttcgatgatgatgatgatgaggatgcTGAAGATGAGGTGAAAAATCTCTTCTCTTTTAGTAGTTGGTCATAATTGATTGTTTGGTTAAAAGGATTTCGCTTATATGGGGTGAATTGTTTGTTCTGTGTGTTAGCTTTGTTATATATCTCTTGTTAtcagttttttaaaaatatgttcaATTTCCAGTATGTGTTGCTTCAATCTGCATGATTCATTtattgttttgttttaatgttTCGCATGTCATAATTGATTGATTCGTTAAAAGGCTTCTTTGCTGATGGGTGAATTGTTTATTTTGTGTGTTAGCTTTGTTATATGtctcttgttatttgttttatgaaatatgcattTAGTACAACATGTGGCAGTTTTTTCCAATTTTGAGTATGTATTACTTCAATCTGCATGGTTTGTTTGCTTATTGCTGCTATGGAACTGTTAGAATTCGTATCTTATTTGAGCTTCATAGGCTAATATTAATCAGTTTGATCCTTCCGTTGTTGGAAATACCAGTAATTTTGGCTGACAAATGGATGAGTAAGTCTTTGTAATAGTGTCAGATTGCCCAAGTAGTAGTTTCAGGTTACTCTGAACCTGGAAGTTTGGTGCACAGATTGGTTCTGTTGCCTCAGTAACCAAGCTGATTTATTAGATCAAAGCGGTGTGTAATATCTGTATTATTTTGCTTGAAGCAGTGTGTGTATTCCGCATTCTATTTGATGCAGGTACCTATCTAGGATTAATCATTCCTAGGATACCTAAGCTATAGTTTTATGTAGAAGACCGACTAGACACACATTAGCTAATTGATTTTAACAGATGAATCAAAAATTATAAGAAGGATGGGTTCCTGgtgtttttttattatttatgtttttgaTTTCTATTTTCTAGGCAGCCTGTGATACAGATGCATACGTGCTATTATTGTAAAAGTAGTAGAATTACTGACCCTTTTCTGTATGGGGGTATAGACACTGTTAATTTGTTTGTGGAGTTTGGGGGTATAGACACTGTTAATTTGTTTGTGGAAAATTCTAAATTATAGAAGTTTGTCAATGACGTTGATTTTATAGTTTATATGATACTTGCTGCTTTATCTACCTGCTCTTCTTCTAAATTTATGATTAGATTCTGCTTAACCAGTTTAATATCTGCGGGGAACTATGATTTTTCCTGAGATTTtgaccatattttattttttctactcaaataatatatatgaaaatattgaaggaAGTTTGCGTGATCGTGTTTTGTTGGGTGAGAGTTCTGAGAATTCtctttaatatttctttttcaaccTTTGTGCTTGCAATTATATTAGAGGAGCAGATGCTCTGGCTTGAAGTGCAAAATTTAGTAGgcaggcgtttggc is drawn from Lycium ferocissimum isolate CSIRO_LF1 unplaced genomic scaffold, AGI_CSIRO_Lferr_CH_V1 ctg10657, whole genome shotgun sequence and contains these coding sequences:
- the LOC132041552 gene encoding acidic leucine-rich nuclear phosphoprotein 32-related protein; translation: MDEIWERAVETALDGETNFSSVKNLTLDGAVKCVHGKLPQPSIFERFTNLEHLSIANIGVSSLEQFPKLRNLQKLILSDNRIAGGVEFLVDAGLNSLRDLDLSNNRINDIDDLRPLAELRLVSLDLYECPVTRVKDYRSRVFGLIKSLKYLDKMDLEGNERPESDDEEDEDEDEDDNDNEDDVDDPGSGEVDGEDRPSNGHSRVRVGSEGVVDVDEDESDADEEEMEITRAINGSKSQENGVLDEEGDDDDDDEDDEDEDFVEEIDEDGDDEDDVVEVHEIEDSDDEEDGVEDDEDDDEDEDEEEVDNDEGDGEEPESTTGRLNSTEGEIDGHEHGEDDADEDDDGETGEEVHGVEEEDGDFDDDDDEDAEDEEEDNGNGYLVQPVGPVEVEDDAEGSDMEPVNGDEDPDLEEDIEDEEDDYGEVQELPPSSSSKRKRDDEDDDGEDDDEEFAKSSKHR